From a single Raphanus sativus cultivar WK10039 unplaced genomic scaffold, ASM80110v3 Scaffold3297, whole genome shotgun sequence genomic region:
- the LOC108862652 gene encoding probable protein phosphatase 2C 2, producing MSLSVCSSPVFSPRPSSLFCNNKASPHQTLTLSHSHLHPPVSSPTAASPTSPFFLRLLKPPVKLVFGSDSGPGDCDRHLLKRKRPTRLDIPVAPVGVAAPISVNAETLRGESGEVEREGDGFSVYCKRGKREAMEDRFSATTNLERDPKQAIFGVYDGHGGSRASEFAAENLCNNILREIGSEGNESEIEEAVKRGYLATDSEFLKEKDVKGGSCCVTALIKDGNLVVSSAGDCRAVLSVGGLAEALTSDHRPSREDERNRIERSGGYVDTFNSVWRIQGSLAVSRGIGDAHLKRWVISEPETKILHINPQHEFLILASDGLWEKVGNQEAVDIARSFCMGTDQNQKLLLACKKLVDLSVSRGSFDDISVMLIPLCRFI from the exons ATGTCTTTATCCGTATGCAGCTCGCCGGTTTTCTCCCCGAGGCCCTCGTCTCTTTTCTGCAACAACAAGGCGTCGCCGCATCAAACCCTAACTCTGTCTCATTCCCATCTCCATCCTCCGGTTTCTTCTCCTACCGCTGCGTCTCCCACTTCGCCCTTCTTCCTCCGTCTTCTTAAACCACCGGTTAAGTTAGTGTTCGGTTCAGACTCTGGTCCCGGAGACTGTGATCGCCATTTGTTGAAGAGGAAGCGACCGACGAGGCTTGATATACCGGTGGCCCCTGTGGGTGTTGCAGCACCTATCTCGGTGAATGCAGAGACGCTGAGGGGAGAAAGTGGAGAGGTGGAGAGGGAAGGTGATGGGTTTTCAGTTTACTGCAAGAGAGGAAAGAGGGAAGCTATGGAGGATCGGTTCTCTGCTACTACCAATCTTGAAAGAGATCCCAAACAG GCAATTTTTGGAGTCTATGATGGTCACGGAGGATCAAGAGCGTCTGAGTTTGCGGCTGAGAACTTGTGTAACAACATTCTAAGAGAGATAGGTAGTGAGGGGAACGAGTCAGAGATTGAAGAAGCTGTGAAACGCGGTTATCTAGCGACTGATTCTGAGTTTCTCAAGGAGAAAGATGTTAAGGGAGGATCATGCTGCGTCACGGCTCTGATTAAAGACGGGAATCTCGTGGTGTCCAGTGCAGGTGACTGCCGTGCTGTTTTGAGCGTTGGAGGACTCGCGGAGGCACTGACTTCTGACCACCGCCCTTCTAGAGAGGATGAACGGAACAGAATTGAAAGATCG GGCGGCTATGTTGATACATTTAATAGTGTTTGGAGAATTCAAGGATCTTTAGCTGTATCTAGAGGAATTGGAGATGCTCATCTCAAACGATGGGTGATATCTGAACCCGAGACAAAGATTTTACATATCAATCCCCAACACGAGTTCTTGATCTTGGCGTCAGACGGTCTGTGGGAAAAGGTTGGTAATCAGGAGGCAGTAGATATAGCTCGATCGTTCTGCATGGGAACCGATCAAAACCAGAAACTATTGTTGGCGTGTAAGAAGCTCGTTGACCTCTCTGTTTCACGAGGCTCCTTTGACGATATCAGTGTGATGTTGATTCCGCTATGCCGCTTCATCTGA
- the LOC108842955 gene encoding putative F-box protein At1g67390, which produces VINNHSGNLEHCKILHMTPQTQDGTLATWIQSLIHVKHTTNLGLERFRVYRGEKACVLHLPPNIFSHPRLTSLLLARYKFEFAHAFNNCSNLMTLKLYKIKVAVDVLNTVIASCPSLKMLVLEILSCSQTGWLKIHNDNLKFVHLNCPEIDNIEVSAALLDIFSVHDIELGRASNIVLDAPRLLQFGRRMWKVHQSLPHIVYNISCDTQGNENIGHEFVTNIENYFLVVFATMAVNVDMVNPKEVYMLKQVLDAWARDLQMLEIFFKDNDIDKKEGESSIDGKQNKWGNWFLDVDFRVRSVCLYNFNGLDEDEFALAASFVIQGKMMENLMIETSSLPANKKLAVDTAVAKLMELPKGNNVLIIECI; this is translated from the exons GTTATAAACAACCACAGTGGCAATCTCGAGCACTGCAAAATCCTGCATATGACACCCCAAACTCAAGATGGTACGTTAGCAACTTGGATCCAATCATTGATCCATGTGAAACACACTACAAATCTCGGACTTGAGAGATTTCGTGTTTATCGTGGTGAGAAAGCTTGTGTGCTCCACTTACCCCCAAACATATTTTCACATCCAAGGCTAACATCACTCCTCCTGGCTCGATACAAATTCGAGTTTGCACATGCCTTTAACAATTGCAGTAACCTCATGACtcttaaactttataaaatcaAAGTTGCAGTTGATGTGCTCAACACAGTCATTGCATCGTGCCCCTCCCTCAAGATGCTGGTACTAGAAATCTTATCGTGCAGCCAAACTGGATGGTTAAAGATTCATAACGACAACTTAAAGTTTGTGCATCTGAATTGCCCTGAAATTGATAACATTGAAGTGTCTGCGGCTCTTCTGGACATATTCTCTGTTCATGATATTGAACTTGGGAGAGCGAGTAATATTGTTCTTGATGCCCCAAGATTACTCCAGTTTGGTAGAAGAATGTGGAAGGTACATCAGAGTTTGCCTCACATAGTCTACAATATCTCATGCGACActcag GGGAATGAAAACATTGGGCATGAATTTGTGACGAACATAGAAAATTACTTCCTGGTTGTGTTTGCAACTATGGCGGTGAATGTGGATATGGTGAATCCAAAAGAAGTTTACATGCTAAAGCAAGTTTTAGATGCATGGGCTAGAGATTTGCAAATGCTCGAGATCTTCTTTAAG GATAACGATATTGACAAGAAAGAAGGTGAATCTTCTATTGATGGAAAACAAAATAAGTGGGGGAATTGGTTTCTCGATGTTGATTTCCGTGTGAGGAGTGTGTGTTTGTATAACTTCAATGGTTTGGATGAGGATGAATTTGCTTTAGCTGCAAGTTTCGTGATACAAGGGAAGATGATGGAAAATTTGATGATCGAGACGTCTTCGCTTCCAGCAAACAAAAAGTTGGCAGTGGATACTGCAGTGGCAAAATTGATGGAACTTCCAAAAGGTAACAACGTGCTTATTATTGAATGCATTTGA